From Solanum lycopersicum chromosome 8, SLM_r2.1, the proteins below share one genomic window:
- the LOC101263232 gene encoding polyadenylate-binding protein-interacting protein 7 produces MSLSGKGTPTSDKKLTLAKATSLNPNAAEFVPFALRSPSGSTSSTDASKFANSTTTLGKAVLDRSESSASNNSDDEAHQYWRRQLPDDITPDFNVMGEDDSHGISSLPFSRLSVTDVNEASIFPASTGSGFMLKDQLELSPNRINGTSFVEKTGYPITSFGEDASSTSFHLPSKPWDKPSLTSDQPFANIREGPHYNGNSGNSFFGDMMNEQPFFEADVNPLEFLASQFPGFAAESLGEVYYANGGDLNLTIEMLTQLELQVDGGFNQNLNSKALSAPNLSALDFPALSVAESQNSSLKYSGSDAQQNVNPYRPSEKESTLLFRSGSSIPFRGATDFASAVRKMASQDSSIWKYDRTGVADGSVGSSRNSPVLASSYNGGQSRGVYGDRLQSRGSTRAAPVWLETGEAVANIYSEMREEARDHARLRNAYFEQARQAYLIGNKALAKELSVKGQLHNMQMKAAHGKAQESIYRLRNPEMQGNGRGQERIIDLHGLHVTEAIHVLKRELSVLRNAARSAEQRIQVYICVGTGHHTKGSRTPARLPISVQRYLLEEGLDYSEPQPGLLRVVVY; encoded by the exons ATGAGCTTATCAGGAAAAGGGACTCCAACCAGTGACAAAAAGCTAACCTTAGCAAAAGCGACAAGCTTGAATCCAAATGCCGCAGAATTTGTACCCTTTGCACTCAGATCACCCTCAGGTAGCACTAGCAGCACCGATGCATCAAAGTTCGCTAACTCCACTACTACTCTTGGAAAAGCTGTACTAGATAGATCAGAATCATCTGCTTCGAACAACTCAGATGATGAAGCACACCAGTATTGGCGTCGCCAGCTCCCGGATGATATTACACCGGACTTTAATGTCATGGGAGAAGATGATTCTCATGGAATCAGCAGTCTTCCATTTTCTAGATTATCAGTAACTGATGTCAATGAAGCTTCAATATTCCCTGCCTCAACTGGCAGTGGCTTCATGTTGAAGGACCAGCTGGAGTTATCTCCTAATCGCATTAATGGTACTAGTTTTGTTGAAAAGACAGGATATCCTATTACATCTTTTGGCGAAGATGCATCCTCAACTAGTTTTCATCTGCCTTCTAAACCCTGGGACAAGCCATCGCTGACTAGTGACCAGCCCTTTGCCAATATTAGGGAGGGGCCTCATTATAACGGGAATTCAGGAAACAGCTTCTTTGGAGACATGATGAACGAGCAACCATTTTTTGAAGCAGATGTAAACCCTCTTGAATTTTTAGCCTCTCAATTTCCTGGTTTTGCTGCTGAAAGTCTTGGAGAGGTGTACTATGCCAATGGAGGTGACTTGAATCTGACAATTGAAATGCTTACTCAGCTTGAG CTTCAAGTTGATGGTGGGTTTAATCAAAATCTGAATTCAAAAGCCTTGTCGGCTCCAAATCTTAGTGCTCTGGATTTCCCTGCTCTTTCTGTGGCAGAAAGTCAAAACAGCAGCCTAAAGTACTCTGGCAGTGATGCTCAACAAAATGTCAATCCCTATAGGCCTTCTGAAAAAGAGAGCACCCTTCTTTTTAGATCTGGCTCTTCCATCCCTTTTCGAGGTGCTACAGATTTTGCATCTGCTGTCAGGAAGATGGCATCTCAGGATTCTAGCATATGGAAGTATGATAGGACTGGAGTAGCTGATGGTAGTGTTGGATCAAGTAGAAATTCACCTGTATTGGCTAGCTCTTACAATGGTGGACAGAGTAGGGGAGTTTATGGTGATAGGTTGCAGAGCCGAGGTTCCACACGTGCAGCTCCTGTCTGGCTTGAAACTGGAGAAGCAGTTG CAAATATATATTCTGAAATGCGGGAAGAGGCTCGTGACCATGCACGCTTGCGTAATGCATACTTTGAACAG GCACGTCAGGCATATCTTATTGGTAACAAGGCTTTGGCCAAAGAACTGAGCGTCAAGGGACAACTTCACAATATGCAGATGAAGGCAGCTCATGGGAAGGCTCAAGAATCTATATATCGCCTAAG GAACCCAGAGATGCAGGGAAATGGAAGAGGACAAGAGAGAATCATAGATCTGCATGGTCTTCATGTTACTGAAGCGATTCATGTCCTGAAGCGTGAGCTGTCTGTGTTGAGGAATGCTGCCAGATCAGCAGAGCAGCGAATACAGGTTTATATTTGCGTTGGAACAGGACATCATACAAAGGGTTCGCGTACTCCTGCCAGGCTTCCCATTTCTGTCCAGCGTTACCTTCTAGAGGAGGGCCTTGACTACTCTGAGCCACAACCAGGGCTTCTCCGAGTTGTGGTATACTGA